Proteins from one Luteolibacter yonseiensis genomic window:
- a CDS encoding cytochrome c oxidase subunit II: MSPSKFLGIPENFSSHGSQVDHMIDVVHWFMFALFIGWTIFFLYCIFRFWHKNHPKASYEGVRSHLSSHLEVGVIIVEAVLLLGFAFPLWADRVDNWKKVQDLQPVRVRVVGWQFGWTYHYPGLDGKFGRVDPALISGTNDLGIDYTDPNALDDFTSPILKLPVNHPTVLQIGSKDVIHNYSIVPMRIQQDAIPGKEIPMWFTPVKALETFVVCGQLCGEGHANMVGSMEVTPMAPFESWAKGQSEGALKANSPKTTTASN; this comes from the coding sequence ATGAGTCCTTCCAAGTTCCTCGGCATTCCCGAAAATTTCTCCAGCCACGGCAGCCAGGTGGATCACATGATCGATGTCGTGCATTGGTTCATGTTCGCCTTGTTCATCGGCTGGACGATCTTCTTCCTCTACTGCATCTTCCGGTTCTGGCACAAGAACCACCCGAAGGCGTCGTATGAAGGGGTGCGCAGCCACCTTTCCAGCCACCTCGAGGTGGGTGTGATCATCGTGGAGGCGGTGCTGCTCCTCGGATTCGCGTTCCCGCTGTGGGCGGACCGGGTGGACAACTGGAAGAAGGTGCAGGACCTCCAGCCGGTACGCGTGCGCGTCGTGGGCTGGCAGTTCGGCTGGACCTATCACTACCCCGGCCTGGACGGCAAGTTCGGCCGCGTGGACCCCGCTCTGATCTCCGGCACGAACGACCTGGGAATCGACTACACCGACCCGAACGCGCTGGATGATTTCACCAGCCCGATCCTCAAGCTTCCCGTGAACCACCCCACCGTGCTCCAGATCGGCAGCAAGGACGTGATCCACAACTATTCCATCGTCCCGATGCGCATCCAGCAGGACGCCATCCCGGGCAAGGAGATCCCGATGTGGTTCACGCCGGTGAAGGCGCTGGAGACCTTCGTCGTCTGCGGCCAGCTCTGCGGGGAAGGCCACGCGAACATGGTGGGCTCCATGGAAGTCACGCCGATGGCTCCGTTCGAGTCATGGGCGAAGGGCCAGTCGGAAGGGGCTCTCAAGGCGAACAGCCCGAAGACCACGACGGCCAGCAACTGA
- a CDS encoding cytochrome C oxidase subunit IV family protein has product MADNPEAIKKSLRLYMLIGAVLFGGTCLTVAVAWFEFLDFGQHGFDKWDAIIGLMIATTKAMFVAFIFMHLNHEKKAVYWLFGSGLCMVCSLAFLSALAIFDPINDPLFYGKESKTPLILLSPTHR; this is encoded by the coding sequence ATGGCTGACAATCCTGAAGCAATCAAAAAGTCCCTGCGCCTCTACATGCTCATCGGCGCGGTGTTGTTCGGCGGCACCTGTCTGACGGTGGCGGTGGCGTGGTTCGAGTTCCTCGACTTCGGCCAGCACGGCTTCGACAAGTGGGACGCCATCATCGGTCTGATGATCGCCACCACGAAGGCGATGTTCGTCGCGTTCATCTTCATGCACTTGAACCACGAGAAAAAAGCGGTTTACTGGCTTTTCGGCTCGGGATTGTGCATGGTGTGCAGCCTGGCGTTCCTTTCGGCGCTCGCGATCTTCGACCCGATCAACGACCCGCTTTTCTACGGCAAGGAGTCCAAGACACCCTTGATCCTGCTGTCCCCCACCCACCGCTAA